A stretch of Candidatus Hydrogenedentota bacterium DNA encodes these proteins:
- a CDS encoding alpha-L-fucosidase produces MRPFCSVMATLLLLVLTVSTTEVQAGEPSADLKSAAKELGNLHFGMFICWSLSTFSGYEWTRGVSDPEFFKATGCDTDQWCRVAKDAGMGYILFLTKHHDGFCLWDTKTTAFKVTNSPLKRDVLAELRKSCDKYGLELALYFSEGDWTWLKDVPQDGMVPGSPKWGDEVWASSDNAEVKKAQLKELVTEYGPIAFFWMDHAQGTGGLGHKETADWVHQFQPACLVGSNHGEPAGDLALREMGKAGPLGDSGASKYNKEGEASYQGYLLAEFTYPILPKHEGGADWFYSLPKHDALCIPSERIVGDYNEAVKYGNIFSLDVGPNYEGKLRDIDVVTLQEVGKRIRGE; encoded by the coding sequence ATGAGGCCATTCTGTTCAGTCATGGCAACGTTATTGTTGTTAGTCCTGACGGTTTCCACGACCGAGGTTCAGGCGGGTGAGCCTTCGGCAGACCTTAAGTCTGCGGCAAAGGAACTTGGCAACCTTCATTTCGGCATGTTCATCTGCTGGTCGTTAAGTACGTTCTCGGGTTACGAGTGGACGCGCGGCGTTTCAGACCCCGAGTTTTTCAAAGCGACAGGTTGTGACACGGACCAATGGTGCAGAGTGGCGAAGGACGCAGGGATGGGGTACATCCTGTTCTTGACGAAACACCACGATGGATTCTGCCTTTGGGATACGAAGACGACAGCCTTCAAAGTGACCAATAGCCCGTTAAAACGGGACGTGCTGGCGGAACTGCGCAAGTCGTGCGACAAATATGGACTGGAGCTGGCGTTGTACTTCTCTGAAGGCGATTGGACCTGGCTCAAAGACGTGCCGCAAGACGGTATGGTGCCGGGGAGTCCGAAGTGGGGTGATGAGGTGTGGGCCTCTAGCGACAATGCCGAGGTCAAGAAAGCGCAACTCAAGGAATTGGTGACGGAATACGGTCCCATCGCGTTTTTCTGGATGGATCACGCTCAGGGCACCGGGGGGCTGGGACACAAAGAAACGGCGGACTGGGTTCATCAGTTTCAGCCTGCGTGTCTTGTCGGCTCCAATCATGGGGAACCGGCGGGTGACCTTGCCCTTCGAGAGATGGGGAAAGCCGGTCCCTTGGGTGATTCTGGCGCTTCCAAGTACAACAAGGAGGGGGAAGCAAGCTATCAAGGGTACTTGCTGGCGGAGTTCACGTATCCGATTCTTCCCAAACACGAAGGTGGCGCAGACTGGTTCTACTCGCTACCCAAACACGACGCCCTGTGCATTCCGTCTGAGAGGATAGTTGGAGACTACAACGAAGCCGTGAAATACGGAAACATCTTCTCGCTGGATGTCGGCCCCAACTACGAGGGCAAGCTCAGGGATATCGATGTGGTTACCTTGCAGGAGGTGGGCAAGAGAATACGGGGAGAATGA